The DNA segment AGTTGAAGAATTTGAAGCGTCATTTACCAAAGAAAATCCTTCTGAAGAAACACTGGAACAATATAATAAAACAAAAGAAGATCTCGATCTTGCACTTCAGGAGTGGGAATATTTGGGTACGCAGCTGAACTGATTTCCAAGTTATATTAATACACCTTATAGGTTCCAAAATCTATAAGGTTTTATTACAGTTTGTAACAAAATTTCATTTCCATCAACTTATCTATAAAATATTTTAAGAAAACTTTAATCTGAGTTTTTAATTTATTTTTATAATTTTGAAGCATGATTTTTAAAGAAAGCAGAAATCTCAGGAATTTTCTTTCCAAACTGTTGTTTGGGATTTACTTTCTTGCGCTGTTTTCTCAGAATTTTCACAGCCACAGCTCTGAAGATGTTTTTAAAAATTTCAACTTTAAAAAATCAGAAAATACCATTACCAAAAATATAGCGAAGGAAAAAGCAGCAGACTGTCTTGCCTGTCATTTCTTAGCCACCGGACATACTTTAGTTCCTGAAGAATTTAATTTCTCTTTTGAAAATTACACGCATGAAGTAAAGCAGATTATTGCAGTTCAGGAAAAAATATGGTCTCAGACTAAATTTACCTTTCAGCTTCGCGGTCCGCCCGCAATTTCATAATTCATAGATTCTTTCCGAATTTTTTTACCTTAAATTTTTAGAATTTAAATATTTCTTAATGAAAATACAACCATTAAGAGATAGTTAGGTTATTAATGATATCAGGTTTAATGCATTGATTAATAATCGGCTAACATGATTAATTAATCTCATTTCAAAAGATCCTATCAACAAATTTTTTACGAAAAAAGTACCTGAAAAAGTACGCAATCAATCTATTTAACAATGAAATTGATCTATAGTTTTATGCTTATCCTTTGCGGATTTGCATTAACGAACGCACAGCAGACTTACTCGGTAGAGGGAACTGTTCAAGATTTTCATGATAAAACCATGCTGGAAAATGCAGTAGTGAAAATCGGTGAATTTTCTGCCAAAACGGATAAAAACGGCAAATTTTCATTCAGTAAAATTCCTGCCGGGAAATATATACTCATTGCTAAACATCCTGATTGTAATGATTATACTGAAAATGTAGGAGTTACACAGGATTTACATATAACGATTACTCTTGAACATCACGTTCAGGATATCGAAACGGTAACCATCCACGGAAGCCATAAAAGCAATGGATCCCTGGTCATTAAAACATTGGACAAGTCCGAAATTGAGAAAAATTCTTCGGATAATCTCGGAAATTTGCTCACAAAGATTTCAGGAGTAAGTGCTTTAAAAACAGGCAATAATATTTCAAAACCTATTATTCACGGACTTTACGGTAGCAGGATTTCCATTCTGAATAACGGCGTGAAACTTGCCGAGCAGGAATGGGGAGTAGAGCACGCCCCGAATGTTGATATTAATAATTTTCAGCATATTGACGTTATTAAAGGCGCCTCAGCATTAAAGTACGGAAGTGATGCCATTGGCGGTGTTGTGATTATGGAACCTGAAGTCTTTCCTAAAAAAGATACCATTAAAGGATCGGTAGGTCTTACAGGAATTTCAAACGGAAGAGGAATGGCCCTGGAAGCCGATGTTGCTAAAATCTGGAAAAACGGATGGGCGGTAAAAACCGGCGGTAGCATCAAAAAGCTGGGAGATCAGAATGCTCCTGATTATAATCTGATGAATACGGGAATGGATTTTTCTTCATTCAACTTTACCGTTCAACATAATACGTATGAAAAAGGAATTTCATTCGATTATTATCTTACCAACCAGAATATAGGAATTTACAGAGGTTCCCACGTGGGAAACAACGAAGATTTCTATAACGCCACAACATCAAAAATTCCTGTATATACGGGGAATTTCAGTTACGATATTGACAATCCGAGACAGGTAATTGAGCATCATATTGCAAAAGTTTCCGCGTTCAAAAGATTTGAAAATATCGGGAAGGTTTCTGCAACATACAGTTATCAGTACAATCACAGGCAGGAATACGATATCAGAAGAGGAGATCTCAAAGATATCCCTTCCCTGGATCTTGAACTGATGACCCACCAGTTTAATCTTAATGATTTGCTGGAAAGAGGAAAGTTCTCTCTGGAAACCGGAATTGATGCAAGTTTTCAGAATAATTATTCGGATCCTGCTACTAAAGCCAGGCGTCTGATTCCGAATTATGATAAATATGCTGCCGGAGTATATTCTATTTTTAAATATAAAATTTCAGGCAATTTCAATGTGGAAGCGGGAGCACGTTACGATTTTACACGGTATGACGTCACAAAATGGTACGACAAAGCCGACTGGGAAAAATTGTATGCGGATATTTACCCGCAGTTTTATGTGAAAACGAATCAGAACAGGATTCTTACACGTCCCCAATTGAATTATAACAATGTTTCTTTCAATGCAGGATTGGAATATCACCCGAATTCAAGTATTAACCTGAAATTTAATTATGCTAAAGTAGGAAGAACCCCGAATATTGCAGAGCTATTTTCAGACGGACTCCATCATTCGGCTTCGGTGATCGAAATCGGAAATATGGGTTTGAAGAATGAGCAGGGACATCAGTTTAATGTCATCGCTGATTCAAAGTTCAATGTCTTAAACGGACTTAATATTTCGGTAAATCCTTATTTTTTTATCACTAAAAATTTTATCAACCAGGTTCCTACGGGAGTGCAGAATACCATCAGGGGAGTATTTCCGGTATGGTCTTATCAGCAGATCGATGCCAAAATGTACGGGATAGATCTTGATGTAAATTTCAGGCTTACGGATGATCTTACATATGTGGGAAGAGGGAGTTATGTTTACGGACAGGACAAAACCCATCATGTTCCTTTGATTCTAATGATGCCTCCGAATTTTTCCAATGCTTTACAGTTCAGTAAAGAAAAGTGGAATCATTTCTATTTTACTCTGGAAAATCATACATTCCTGAAACAAAACAGGTTTCCGGTGTATAACGCAACCATTCCTGTTTATACAAACGGGGAAGAGGTTGAAAAAACAGTGGATCTGAGCACACCGCCCAACGGATATTCTCTGTGGAATGTCCAGACCGGTGTCAATATCAGCAAAAATCTTTCTGCAGGGCTTATTGTAAATAATCTTTTCAATGTAACGTACAGGGATTACCTGAACAGGATGAGATTTTTCTCCGATGAGGCAGGAAGAAACTTTATTGTCAACTTTAGATACAGATTCTAAAGCGTTAAAAACAAATCAAACAAATCAACAACTTTAAAATTTAGAAAAATGAAATTATTCAATACTAAAAATATCATCAAATTATTAGCTGTTTTATTCATTGCCATTACGGTAGTTTCTTGTCAAAGAGACGGCTCTGCTGCGGAAGACGATTTGCCGCAGGAAGACCTTACCAATATTATATTGAATGTAAAAGATGTTGCGGCAGGAACTACCCAAACCTACAATTACAGCATGGGAGCAGGAGGTGCACAGGCTATTCAGCTTACCGACGGGAAAACATATGAGGTAAGCGCAGAATTTAAAAACGGAAACGAAGATGCAACTCAGGAAATTAAAGATGCAAAAGATGAACATTTCTTAATTTTTAATTTCCCGAATTCTGATATTATGTTAACACGTACAGATGACGCATCCTCAACAAGAGCAGACGGAAAGCGTGTTGGTTTAAAAACACAATGGGTGGTAACAAAAGCAGTTAAAAATCCTTCCGTAACAAGCCAGCTGATCTTTACGCTCTACCATGAGCCGGCAAGTGTGACAGAAGATGCTCAGGTAAGCGGAAACGGAGTGGTGTACGGAACTCAGACGGGAGGCGAGACCGATGCTCAGGCAAACTATACAATCACAAATTAAAAATCACTTTTTAATATCCTTAATCTTGTTATGAAAACCACCGGAAATTTTCCGGTGGTTTTTTATTGATAAAATTCTAAGACTACAGATTAGATTGTCTAAATTTTAACTATTCATAGAACTTCCGTCGCCCATCTTCCAGTCTTCCGCCTTAGGAAATTTATATTTAACATTATTTAGCTTTTATGTTTGTTTTAAATGAGTGATTTTCATAAAATTTTCCTATTTTTGCAACCTAAAATTTTAATCAATAATGAAGGTTACCGCACAAAACCATGATGATGTAAGTGCAT comes from the Chryseobacterium nepalense genome and includes:
- a CDS encoding TonB-dependent receptor, with amino-acid sequence MKLIYSFMLILCGFALTNAQQTYSVEGTVQDFHDKTMLENAVVKIGEFSAKTDKNGKFSFSKIPAGKYILIAKHPDCNDYTENVGVTQDLHITITLEHHVQDIETVTIHGSHKSNGSLVIKTLDKSEIEKNSSDNLGNLLTKISGVSALKTGNNISKPIIHGLYGSRISILNNGVKLAEQEWGVEHAPNVDINNFQHIDVIKGASALKYGSDAIGGVVIMEPEVFPKKDTIKGSVGLTGISNGRGMALEADVAKIWKNGWAVKTGGSIKKLGDQNAPDYNLMNTGMDFSSFNFTVQHNTYEKGISFDYYLTNQNIGIYRGSHVGNNEDFYNATTSKIPVYTGNFSYDIDNPRQVIEHHIAKVSAFKRFENIGKVSATYSYQYNHRQEYDIRRGDLKDIPSLDLELMTHQFNLNDLLERGKFSLETGIDASFQNNYSDPATKARRLIPNYDKYAAGVYSIFKYKISGNFNVEAGARYDFTRYDVTKWYDKADWEKLYADIYPQFYVKTNQNRILTRPQLNYNNVSFNAGLEYHPNSSINLKFNYAKVGRTPNIAELFSDGLHHSASVIEIGNMGLKNEQGHQFNVIADSKFNVLNGLNISVNPYFFITKNFINQVPTGVQNTIRGVFPVWSYQQIDAKMYGIDLDVNFRLTDDLTYVGRGSYVYGQDKTHHVPLILMMPPNFSNALQFSKEKWNHFYFTLENHTFLKQNRFPVYNATIPVYTNGEEVEKTVDLSTPPNGYSLWNVQTGVNISKNLSAGLIVNNLFNVTYRDYLNRMRFFSDEAGRNFIVNFRYRF